One Acidobacteriota bacterium genomic window, ACGCCGTTGGCCACGCTCGCCAGCACCGTCTTGAAGGCATTCATGTTGTGGATGTTCTCCATCCCCATGAGCGCGAAGAGCGCGAGCATGATCATGCCGGCGCCGGCGCCGAAGTATCCGATGTAGACCGAGGTGACGAGCTGCAGGATGGTGATGCCGGCGAGATGCAGCGCGTCCGCCCGCTTGTGCTGGTGCATGCGCGCGCGGATGAACTGCGAGATGCGTCCGCCGAAGATGAACAGCAGCGTGGCGCCGAGCAGCAGCCAGGGGATGATGCGCATGAAGACGTGTTGCGGCGTTCGCAGCAGCAGCATCGCGCCGGCAACGGCGCCGAAAAGGCTCACGATGAGCAGCGGCAGCATCGCCAGCCATTGCGTCTTGTGCTGAAGTTCGCGCCGGTAGGCCCCGGAGGAGGCGACCGTCCCGGGCCAGAGCGCGACCGTGCTGGTGGCGTTGGCGTTGACGGCAGGAATGCCGGCGAAGACGAGTGCGGGAAAGGTGATGAACCCGCCGCCGCCGGCGACGGAGTTGATGACTCCGGCCACGACCGCGGCGAAGAACAACAAGACGGCGTGCGGGATGGGAACGTGCGGCACAGTCTAGTTTAGCGGACGCACGGCTGACTTCTTACCTATCGCCGATCTACATATCGAGGTAGGCTTCGATCCATTCCTTCACCGCGAAGCGGCGATCGTCGTCGGCCTGGAAGCGGATGCCGAACATCATCTCGCCGAGGCGGTCATCCGACACCCGCGCCCAGCACACGATGGCGCGCGCGGTGACCTTCGCGTCATTGACCTTCGAACCGCCAAGCTTCGAAGCGGCGGGCAGCGCGAACGTGACCGTCACGTTTTCGCCCGAGATCGCTTTCCCCGCGGTCGAGAGTGACATGCCACCGCCGGAGACTTCCATGGTAGCGGCGGTGAGCTTCGAGCCCCGCTCACTCTCCAGCTTCACCTCGACCACCACGGGCACGCGAACGTAGCGGCGCAGCTCGTGCAGCACCAGCAGATGGCTGGCACGCACCGCCCGCAACGCTGCCTGCCGATCGAGCGGACGCGGCAGCACCACGTTCAGTCCGTGCTTGGAGAAACGCAGCGTCTCGGCGGAATCGGCGGCGATGGCGTAGATGACGAGCCGCCGATTCGAAGGCGAACTGCGCGCGGCTTCGAGGATCGCGGTGGCTTCAGGATGATCGAGTGGCACCACGCAGGCCTCGAACTTCTCTTTGAACAGCCGCTGGCTGATGTCGCCTTCCACGCGAACGGTCTCGATGTTGAACTGCTTGAAGGCTTCGCGCACCACCGCTTCGGCGGGAGCATCGATGTGGAATACGGCTACGCGTGCGGGGCTGACTTTGGGGTT contains:
- a CDS encoding sulfite exporter TauE/SafE family protein: MPHVPIPHAVLLFFAAVVAGVINSVAGGGGFITFPALVFAGIPAVNANATSTVALWPGTVASSGAYRRELQHKTQWLAMLPLLIVSLFGAVAGAMLLLRTPQHVFMRIIPWLLLGATLLFIFGGRISQFIRARMHQHKRADALHLAGITILQLVTSVYIGYFGAGAGMIMLALFALMGMENIHNMNAFKTVLASVANGVAVITFIFAGAVAWPQAVLMIVGAAIGGYGGAYFAQKLDPVAVRRIVIVIGLAMTAYFFLHPQ
- a CDS encoding PilZ domain-containing protein produces the protein MAVASSSPNPKVSPARVAVFHIDAPAEAVVREAFKQFNIETVRVEGDISQRLFKEKFEACVVPLDHPEATAILEAARSSPSNRRLVIYAIAADSAETLRFSKHGLNVVLPRPLDRQAALRAVRASHLLVLHELRRYVRVPVVVEVKLESERGSKLTAATMEVSGGGMSLSTAGKAISGENVTVTFALPAASKLGGSKVNDAKVTARAIVCWARVSDDRLGEMMFGIRFQADDDRRFAVKEWIEAYLDM